In one Pseudodesulfovibrio tunisiensis genomic region, the following are encoded:
- the murC gene encoding UDP-N-acetylmuramate--L-alanine ligase, whose translation MRARVNKIHMVGIGGSGMNGIAEVLINMGFTVTGSDLSAGAAVKRLEKLGANVFIGHGADNVDKADVLIKSTAIPDDNPELVAAREMGIPIIPRAEMLAELMRLRTGVAVAGTHGKTTTTSLLATMFTEAGLDPTVIIGGKLNTFGSNARLGEGDYLIAEADESDGSFLLLSPIISVVTNVDRDHLDFYADQDAIDDSFTAFMNKIPFYGMNVVCGDDSGVQRLLPRIKRPCLTYGLGPKNRLRGEIISSHLRSLFKVYLDDVLWGECTVAQPGMHNVLNALAAIGVGLEAGLDKDSILSGLANFGGVGRRFERKGERGGVLVIDDYGHHPAEIRANLRTARACYPDRRLVVAFQPHRFSRTQALFGEFCKVFTDADLLLLTEIYPASESPIPGVNSMSLAHGIKQVSDTKVKFYADFEELKAALPDVLQPGDLFMTQGAGSIYTVGEHWLNLAQKKDK comes from the coding sequence ATGCGCGCCAGAGTGAACAAGATTCACATGGTGGGCATTGGCGGCTCGGGCATGAACGGCATTGCCGAAGTACTCATCAACATGGGCTTCACGGTCACGGGTTCGGACCTTTCCGCAGGCGCGGCAGTGAAACGGCTGGAAAAGCTGGGCGCAAACGTGTTCATCGGCCACGGCGCGGACAACGTGGACAAGGCCGACGTGCTCATCAAGTCCACGGCCATCCCGGACGACAATCCGGAACTGGTCGCAGCCCGGGAAATGGGCATTCCCATCATCCCGCGCGCCGAGATGCTGGCCGAGCTCATGCGTCTGCGCACAGGCGTGGCTGTCGCCGGAACCCACGGCAAGACCACGACCACGTCCCTGCTGGCCACCATGTTCACCGAGGCCGGGCTCGACCCCACCGTAATCATCGGCGGCAAACTCAACACCTTCGGGTCCAACGCGCGCCTCGGTGAGGGCGACTACCTCATTGCCGAGGCCGACGAATCGGACGGCTCGTTCCTGCTGCTCTCGCCCATCATTTCCGTGGTCACGAACGTGGACCGCGACCATCTGGATTTCTATGCGGACCAGGACGCCATCGACGATTCCTTCACCGCGTTCATGAACAAGATTCCGTTCTACGGCATGAACGTGGTCTGCGGCGACGACTCGGGCGTGCAACGGCTGCTGCCCAGAATCAAGCGCCCGTGCCTGACCTACGGACTCGGTCCGAAAAACCGGCTGCGCGGCGAGATCATCAGCTCGCACCTGCGGAGCCTGTTCAAGGTCTATCTGGACGACGTGCTCTGGGGCGAATGCACCGTGGCCCAGCCCGGCATGCACAACGTGCTCAACGCGCTGGCCGCCATCGGCGTGGGCCTCGAAGCCGGACTGGACAAGGACTCCATCCTGTCCGGACTGGCCAATTTCGGCGGCGTGGGCCGCAGGTTCGAACGCAAGGGCGAACGCGGCGGCGTGCTGGTCATCGACGACTACGGCCATCATCCGGCCGAAATCCGGGCCAACCTGCGCACGGCCCGGGCCTGCTATCCGGACCGCAGGCTGGTCGTGGCATTCCAGCCGCACCGTTTTTCCCGCACGCAGGCCCTGTTCGGCGAATTCTGCAAGGTGTTCACGGACGCGGACCTGCTTCTGCTCACGGAAATCTACCCGGCCAGCGAATCCCCGATCCCGGGCGTGAACAGCATGTCCCTGGCCCACGGCATCAAGCAGGTCAGCGATACCAAGGTCAAGTTCTATGCGGATTTCGAGGAACTCAAGGCTGCACTGCCCGACGTACTGCAACCCGGCGACCTGTTCATGACGCAGGGCGCGGGCTCCATCTACACCGTGGGCGAGCACTGGCTCAATCTGGCACAGAAAAAGGACAAATAG
- the murB gene encoding UDP-N-acetylmuramate dehydrogenase, translating to MALERIDNPALSERTSLGFGGCAAVELIVREENDLDAVADFLGRNALPPFVLGRGTNLLARNARHELVLLRAGLPSYPDRIEEQNGKIIVRAGAGLRLPGLLGWAQKAGFSGLEGLTGIPGSVGGAVAMNAGSYGVEFGDVLTRIRLWTPAQGLFWMHAADCEFGYRHFDPGCGKALIWEVELALDEASSRSVHKAMKQAYAQKRKTQPVTAKSAGCVFRNPEGDSAGRLLDKAGFRGARLGGVGFSEMHANFLVNMGNGTGEEALELMDQARMRVRELFGVNLETEVIIL from the coding sequence ATGGCCCTGGAACGCATCGACAACCCCGCGTTGAGCGAACGCACCTCTCTCGGCTTCGGCGGCTGCGCCGCAGTGGAGCTGATCGTGCGCGAGGAAAACGACCTTGACGCGGTCGCCGACTTCCTGGGTCGAAACGCGCTCCCTCCCTTCGTGCTGGGCCGGGGCACCAACCTGCTCGCCCGGAATGCGCGGCACGAGCTGGTCCTGCTTCGCGCAGGACTGCCCTCGTACCCGGACCGGATCGAGGAGCAGAACGGCAAGATCATTGTCCGCGCCGGGGCCGGCCTCAGGCTTCCGGGACTGCTGGGCTGGGCGCAGAAGGCCGGATTTTCCGGTCTGGAAGGCCTGACCGGCATCCCGGGTTCCGTGGGGGGGGCCGTCGCCATGAACGCAGGATCATACGGAGTGGAGTTCGGCGACGTGCTGACCCGCATCCGCCTGTGGACCCCGGCGCAGGGACTTTTCTGGATGCACGCAGCGGACTGCGAGTTCGGATACCGCCATTTCGACCCGGGCTGTGGCAAGGCCCTGATCTGGGAAGTGGAACTGGCGCTGGACGAGGCTTCATCCAGAAGCGTGCACAAGGCCATGAAGCAGGCCTATGCCCAAAAACGCAAAACCCAGCCCGTGACCGCGAAAAGCGCGGGCTGCGTGTTCAGAAACCCCGAAGGGGACAGCGCGGGCAGGCTTCTGGACAAGGCGGGCTTCCGGGGCGCGAGACTGGGAGGCGTGGGCTTTTCCGAGATGCACGCAAACTTTCTGGTCAACATGGGAAACGGCACCGGCGAGGAGGCTTTGGAGCTGATGGACCAGGCCCGCATGCGGGTCCGGGAACTCTTTGGCGTGAATCTGGAAACGGAGGTCATCATCCTGTGA
- a CDS encoding cell division protein FtsQ/DivIB, whose translation MSTATLNKTAKLRLGGGKNNAYRGGRKRPSGNGSPTGWIVVRRILIIWLTLAVLAALSVGLLYGYRLATTHPFFGLTSITVEGNQRLTRGHILKTGDVSLGLNSLDMNVAEVEEKLFRDPWIKAATVRRELPNRLWIGVTEKVPAFWVRQGNGLYYADAEGRVIAPVHPGDTESLPMLAVAREDEAVGSLLSSFLGKIGNGEIPISQEQIAWMRVNQGGEFEIFLDGRNLTLRMDADMWEIQLHRIKTVWRDLMERGEFANAASITAAGDKVWVIRRG comes from the coding sequence GTGAGCACCGCGACCCTGAACAAGACCGCCAAACTCCGTCTGGGCGGCGGCAAGAACAATGCCTACCGAGGGGGACGCAAGCGTCCGAGCGGCAATGGATCGCCCACGGGCTGGATCGTGGTCCGCCGCATCCTGATCATCTGGCTCACTCTGGCCGTGCTCGCGGCCCTGAGTGTGGGCCTGCTCTATGGATACAGACTGGCCACCACGCATCCGTTCTTCGGCCTGACCTCCATCACGGTGGAGGGCAACCAGCGACTGACCAGAGGCCACATCCTCAAGACGGGCGACGTGAGCCTCGGCCTGAACAGTCTGGACATGAACGTGGCCGAGGTCGAGGAAAAGCTCTTCCGCGACCCGTGGATCAAGGCCGCCACCGTGCGCCGCGAACTACCCAACAGGCTCTGGATCGGCGTGACCGAAAAGGTGCCCGCATTCTGGGTGCGGCAGGGCAACGGCCTCTACTATGCGGATGCCGAAGGCAGGGTCATCGCGCCCGTGCATCCCGGGGACACGGAATCCCTGCCCATGCTGGCCGTTGCACGGGAGGACGAAGCCGTCGGCAGCCTGCTCTCCTCGTTTCTGGGCAAGATCGGCAACGGCGAAATCCCCATCTCGCAGGAACAGATAGCCTGGATGCGCGTGAATCAGGGCGGAGAGTTCGAAATATTTCTGGACGGCAGGAATCTCACGCTGCGCATGGACGCGGACATGTGGGAAATCCAGCTGCACCGCATCAAGACGGTCTGGAGAGACCTGATGGAGCGGGGAGAATTCGCAAACGCGGCCTCGATCACGGCTGCGGGCGACAAGGTCTGGGTAATCAGGCGCGGCTAA
- the ftsA gene encoding cell division protein FtsA has product MAKNDLIVGLDVGTTKICTVVGEPTETGVDIIGIGTAPSTGLRRGVVVNIEKTVQCIKKALEDAELMAGCDIRTVYAGIAGSHIQGFNSHGVIAVKGGEVTQRDVDRVIEAAKAIAIPMDREVLHTLPQEFIVDDQRGIADPLGMAGVRLEVKVHIVTGAVTSAQNIIRSCNRSGLDVSNIVLESLASSKAVLSPEEREIGVALVDVGGGTTDIAIFSKDSIKHTSVLALGGHNLTNDIAYGLRTPMVAAEKIKMDYGCAMADLVTNDEIIEVPSVGGRDSRKMSKRVLAEICEPRCEEILALVDQELIKSGFKNMIAAGVVLTGGTCLIDGMQELAEQIFDLPVRIGFPDEGIGGLTEEVHSPKFATAVGLLLHGAEEEGGRRVRPFKIRDDSGFDRILSRMKKWFTDIA; this is encoded by the coding sequence ATGGCCAAAAACGATCTCATCGTGGGCCTGGACGTGGGAACCACCAAGATCTGCACGGTCGTGGGCGAGCCCACGGAAACCGGGGTTGACATCATCGGCATCGGCACCGCGCCGTCCACCGGCCTGCGCCGCGGCGTGGTGGTCAACATCGAAAAGACCGTGCAGTGCATAAAGAAGGCGCTTGAGGATGCCGAACTCATGGCGGGCTGCGACATCCGCACCGTGTACGCGGGCATTGCGGGCAGCCACATTCAGGGCTTCAACAGTCACGGGGTCATCGCGGTCAAGGGCGGCGAGGTCACCCAGCGCGACGTGGACCGTGTCATCGAGGCGGCCAAGGCCATTGCCATTCCCATGGATCGCGAGGTATTGCATACCCTGCCTCAGGAATTCATCGTCGACGATCAGCGCGGCATCGCCGATCCGCTGGGCATGGCCGGGGTACGGCTCGAGGTCAAGGTGCACATCGTGACCGGTGCGGTCACGTCCGCCCAGAACATCATCCGCTCCTGCAACCGCTCCGGGCTGGATGTGTCCAACATCGTGCTGGAGTCTCTTGCCTCGTCCAAGGCCGTGCTCTCTCCCGAGGAACGGGAAATCGGCGTGGCCCTCGTGGATGTGGGCGGCGGCACCACGGACATCGCCATCTTTTCCAAGGATTCCATCAAGCACACCTCGGTGCTCGCGCTGGGCGGTCACAACCTGACCAACGACATCGCCTACGGCCTGCGCACCCCCATGGTGGCTGCCGAAAAGATCAAGATGGATTACGGCTGCGCCATGGCCGATCTGGTCACCAATGACGAGATCATCGAGGTGCCGAGCGTGGGCGGACGCGATTCGCGCAAGATGTCCAAACGCGTGCTGGCCGAGATATGCGAGCCGAGATGCGAGGAAATCCTCGCGCTGGTGGATCAGGAACTCATCAAGTCCGGGTTCAAGAACATGATCGCGGCTGGCGTGGTGCTCACTGGTGGCACCTGCCTGATCGACGGCATGCAGGAGCTCGCGGAACAGATTTTCGACCTTCCGGTGCGCATCGGATTCCCTGACGAGGGAATCGGCGGGCTCACCGAAGAGGTCCACAGCCCCAAGTTCGCCACGGCCGTGGGTTTGCTGCTCCACGGTGCGGAAGAGGAAGGCGGACGCAGAGTCCGGCCCTTCAAGATTCGCGACGACTCGGGGTTCGACCGCATCCTGTCCAGAATGAAGAAGTGGTTTACCGACATCGCCTAG
- the ftsZ gene encoding cell division protein FtsZ, which produces MEYFEIEHDTNAKIKVVGCGGGGGNAVNNMIQSALKGVQFIVCNTDCQDIHKSLAENKIQLGEKLTKGLGAGANPEIGRNACLESVDQVRAALEGADMVFITAGMGGGTGTGSAPVVADIAKELGALTVAVVTKPFYFEGRRRLQQAEEGIRELSSSVDSIITIPNDRLLQLAAKKASFSDMLKKADEVLYYGVKGIADLITVHGLINLDFADVKAVMGSSGMALMGTGIATGESRSKEAAMKAITSPLLEDVSIEGAKGVLINITCGPDMLIDEVSEAADIIYKEADPDAEIFFGTVFDPDAGDEMRITVIATGIEHAAEEPEPALSKAEQQKLLLLGPRGMGQGRQASRRPGHQQVIDNDTNIPAYLRKAANEGSTEAEMPQPKLGRRAVAGPGDEEFIFEEDNLDVPAFIRKNAD; this is translated from the coding sequence ATGGAGTATTTTGAAATCGAGCACGACACCAACGCCAAGATCAAGGTCGTTGGCTGCGGCGGCGGCGGTGGGAACGCCGTCAACAACATGATTCAATCCGCGCTCAAGGGCGTGCAGTTCATTGTGTGCAACACGGATTGTCAGGACATCCACAAATCCTTGGCCGAAAACAAGATTCAGCTTGGCGAGAAGCTGACCAAGGGGCTGGGCGCTGGCGCGAATCCCGAAATCGGACGCAACGCCTGCCTCGAATCCGTGGATCAGGTGCGTGCGGCTCTGGAAGGCGCGGACATGGTCTTCATCACCGCAGGCATGGGCGGCGGCACTGGCACGGGCTCGGCTCCGGTCGTGGCGGACATTGCCAAGGAACTGGGCGCGCTCACGGTCGCCGTGGTCACCAAGCCCTTCTACTTCGAAGGCCGCCGCCGGTTGCAGCAGGCCGAGGAAGGCATTCGGGAACTTTCCAGCTCCGTGGATTCCATCATCACCATTCCCAATGACCGCCTGCTTCAGCTCGCGGCCAAGAAGGCCTCCTTTTCCGACATGCTGAAAAAGGCGGACGAGGTCCTGTACTACGGCGTCAAGGGCATCGCGGACCTCATCACCGTGCATGGCCTGATCAACCTCGACTTTGCCGACGTCAAGGCAGTCATGGGCTCCTCGGGCATGGCCCTGATGGGCACGGGCATCGCCACCGGCGAATCCCGCTCCAAGGAAGCAGCCATGAAGGCCATCACCAGCCCCCTGCTCGAAGACGTGTCCATCGAGGGCGCCAAGGGCGTGCTGATCAACATCACCTGCGGCCCGGACATGCTCATCGACGAGGTCTCGGAAGCCGCGGACATCATTTACAAGGAAGCCGACCCGGATGCGGAAATCTTCTTCGGCACCGTGTTCGACCCGGATGCAGGCGATGAAATGCGCATCACCGTCATCGCCACGGGCATCGAACATGCGGCCGAGGAACCCGAACCCGCGCTGAGCAAGGCCGAACAGCAGAAGCTGCTCCTGCTCGGACCCCGCGGCATGGGCCAGGGCCGTCAGGCCTCGCGCCGTCCCGGGCACCAGCAGGTCATCGACAATGACACCAATATTCCGGCCTACCTGCGCAAGGCAGCCAACGAGGGCTCGACCGAGGCGGAAATGCCCCAGCCCAAGCTGGGCCGCCGCGCTGTTGCCGGACCGGGAGATGAAGAGTTCATCTTCGAGGAAGACAACCTCGATGTTCCGGCCTTCATCCGCAAAAATGCCGACTAG
- a CDS encoding radical SAM protein: MALSALGWQAVYRVLATDPGVAVERCFPDKLGGSGDGPPAVHESHSPLSSFPVIAWSVTFEEDYLLIPRTLQAAGVPPLAAERPSLPLVIAGGPIAFLNPAPIARFIDLFWVGEADDTFPDLFSELRDHLYAGGTKDEFLDKVKDRPGIYVPGRTSGKVKRLLDGRHGPLHDPAFSCFISGRATFRDTLLLEINRGCPYGCRFCAAGYIYRPPRHARIEELKEIVEHTDPPKVGLVGTALTDWPDLLPFLKWLNERKKKFSLSSMRADGVTDELLKFLRQCGVRTVTLALEGASERLRRMMSKKLDPEDFLNAVRLCARYGVNHLKVYMIVGWPGETDGDYEELREFLERMVAIRAEEPGGRKKQYMRITVAASTLVPKPFTPFQWAPMASEEEIDRRFKILEKMMKPIKGVTFQHDSPFQARLQGVLARGGEELADFILLAAEHGGWKKALKHWDGDPSAIIDRERDKDDPFPWDMIDIGVKREYLYREWLCAKQSRTSAKCPSKDCSECRMCGMDEL, encoded by the coding sequence ATGGCCCTCTCGGCCCTTGGCTGGCAGGCGGTATACCGCGTGCTGGCCACGGATCCCGGCGTTGCCGTGGAGCGATGCTTCCCGGACAAGCTGGGCGGTTCCGGGGACGGTCCTCCGGCCGTGCACGAATCCCATAGCCCACTATCCTCATTCCCTGTAATTGCCTGGAGTGTCACATTCGAGGAGGACTATCTCCTCATCCCCCGGACACTCCAGGCAGCGGGCGTTCCGCCTCTCGCGGCGGAACGCCCGTCCCTTCCTCTGGTCATTGCGGGCGGCCCCATCGCGTTCCTCAACCCCGCTCCCATCGCCAGATTCATCGACCTGTTCTGGGTGGGCGAGGCGGACGACACCTTTCCCGACCTGTTCAGCGAACTGCGCGACCACCTGTACGCGGGTGGCACCAAGGACGAATTTCTGGACAAGGTCAAGGATCGGCCCGGCATCTACGTTCCCGGTCGAACCAGTGGAAAAGTCAAGCGCCTGCTGGACGGCAGGCACGGCCCGCTGCACGATCCCGCGTTCTCCTGCTTCATCAGCGGCAGGGCCACGTTCCGCGACACCCTGCTGCTCGAAATCAACCGGGGCTGTCCCTACGGCTGCCGGTTCTGCGCTGCGGGCTACATCTACCGCCCTCCGCGCCATGCGCGCATCGAGGAGCTCAAGGAAATCGTGGAGCACACCGACCCGCCCAAGGTCGGCCTTGTGGGCACTGCGCTCACGGACTGGCCTGATCTGCTCCCGTTTCTGAAATGGCTGAACGAGCGCAAGAAGAAGTTTTCCCTCTCCTCCATGCGCGCGGACGGGGTGACCGACGAACTGCTCAAGTTTCTGCGCCAGTGCGGCGTACGCACCGTGACTCTGGCTCTGGAGGGCGCGAGCGAACGGCTGCGGCGCATGATGAGCAAGAAGCTTGATCCCGAGGATTTCCTGAACGCGGTCCGACTCTGCGCCCGATACGGCGTCAATCATCTCAAGGTCTACATGATCGTGGGCTGGCCCGGCGAAACCGACGGGGATTATGAGGAACTGCGCGAATTTCTGGAACGCATGGTCGCCATCCGCGCCGAGGAGCCCGGAGGCCGCAAAAAGCAGTACATGCGCATCACCGTGGCTGCATCCACGCTGGTCCCCAAGCCCTTCACCCCGTTCCAATGGGCGCCCATGGCCTCGGAAGAAGAGATCGACCGCCGTTTCAAGATACTGGAAAAAATGATGAAGCCCATCAAGGGCGTGACCTTTCAGCACGACTCCCCTTTTCAGGCCCGGCTTCAGGGCGTTCTGGCCCGAGGCGGCGAAGAGCTTGCGGATTTCATTCTGCTGGCAGCCGAACACGGCGGCTGGAAAAAGGCCCTCAAGCACTGGGACGGCGATCCCTCCGCCATCATCGACCGCGAACGCGACAAGGACGACCCCTTCCCCTGGGACATGATCGACATCGGCGTGAAGCGCGAATACCTGTACAGGGAATGGCTCTGCGCCAAGCAGTCCCGGACCTCGGCCAAGTGCCCTTCCAAGGATTGTTCGGAGTGCCGCATGTGCGGCATGGATGAACTGTAG
- the gltX gene encoding glutamate--tRNA ligase: protein MSDIVSRFAPSPTGYLHIGGARTALFAWLLARSQGGRFLLRIEDTDRERSTQAATDAIIDSMKWLGLDHDGDIVFQSDRVDRHNEVIDQLIASGHAYYCDCTKEQVDAMRETARQEGRKPKYDGTCREKGLGAGENRVVRLKAPLDGVTAYEDMVKGTIAVENAEMDDMILRRSDGSPTYNLAVVVDDHDMGVNHVLRGDDHVNNTPRQILIYRAMGWEVPRFGHVPMILGPDKKKLSKRHGALSVMEYEKMGYLPEAVVNYLVRLGWSFGDQELFSREELIEHFSTDHLGNSPSVFDLQKFEWMNGQYMQQADPDRLAGLLCDFLSREVEEEEAAKVGKADFAKCVPLLQPRAKSLIDMLEQARCFIVDAPFLMYDEKAVKKFLTPEAKALLEELAPRIEALTDFTQETLEEIHRQFLEDKDIKFKVIAQPLRVAITGKTKSPGLFETMLALGKDQTLARIKRACEL, encoded by the coding sequence ATGTCTGACATAGTATCCCGGTTCGCGCCCAGCCCTACCGGATATCTGCACATCGGCGGCGCTCGCACCGCTTTGTTCGCCTGGCTTCTGGCCCGCAGTCAGGGCGGAAGGTTTCTGCTGCGCATCGAGGACACGGACCGCGAGCGGAGCACTCAGGCCGCCACGGACGCGATCATCGATTCCATGAAGTGGCTCGGCCTCGACCATGACGGCGACATCGTGTTCCAGAGCGACCGCGTCGACCGTCACAACGAGGTCATCGACCAGCTCATCGCGTCCGGCCATGCCTACTACTGCGACTGTACCAAGGAGCAGGTGGACGCCATGCGCGAAACCGCCAGACAGGAAGGCCGCAAGCCCAAGTACGACGGCACCTGCCGCGAAAAGGGACTCGGTGCCGGCGAAAATCGCGTTGTGCGCCTCAAGGCTCCTCTGGACGGTGTCACGGCTTACGAGGACATGGTCAAGGGCACCATTGCCGTGGAAAACGCGGAAATGGACGACATGATTCTGCGCCGCTCGGACGGTTCTCCCACCTACAACCTCGCGGTTGTGGTGGACGACCACGACATGGGCGTGAACCATGTGCTGCGCGGCGACGACCACGTCAACAACACGCCCCGCCAGATTCTGATCTACCGCGCCATGGGCTGGGAAGTGCCGCGCTTCGGCCACGTTCCCATGATCCTCGGCCCGGACAAGAAGAAGCTTTCCAAACGTCACGGCGCGCTCTCGGTCATGGAATACGAGAAGATGGGCTATCTGCCCGAGGCCGTGGTCAACTATCTGGTGCGCCTCGGCTGGTCCTTCGGCGATCAGGAGCTGTTCTCCCGCGAGGAACTGATTGAACACTTTTCCACGGACCATCTCGGCAATTCCCCGTCCGTTTTCGATCTGCAGAAGTTCGAATGGATGAACGGCCAGTACATGCAGCAGGCCGACCCGGATCGTCTGGCCGGACTGCTTTGCGACTTCCTGTCCCGCGAAGTGGAAGAGGAAGAGGCTGCCAAGGTCGGCAAGGCGGATTTCGCCAAATGCGTGCCTTTGCTCCAGCCTCGGGCCAAGAGCCTGATCGACATGCTGGAACAGGCCCGCTGCTTCATCGTGGACGCGCCGTTCCTCATGTATGATGAAAAGGCCGTGAAAAAGTTCCTCACCCCCGAGGCCAAGGCACTGCTCGAAGAGCTTGCCCCGCGCATCGAGGCCCTGACCGATTTCACTCAGGAGACGCTGGAAGAGATTCACCGTCAGTTTCTGGAGGACAAGGACATCAAGTTCAAGGTCATTGCCCAGCCCCTTCGCGTGGCCATTACCGGCAAGACCAAAAGCCCGGGACTGTTCGAAACCATGCTCGCCCTCGGCAAGGATCAGACCCTTGCCCGCATCAAGCGAGCCTGCGAGCTGTAG
- a CDS encoding NifU family protein has product MRERIEAVLDKIRPMLQADGGDVELVEITDDNVVKVRLQGACQGCPMSQMTLKNGIERIVLKEVKEVKRVEAV; this is encoded by the coding sequence ATGCGCGAAAGAATAGAAGCTGTTCTCGACAAGATTCGCCCCATGCTTCAGGCTGACGGCGGCGATGTGGAACTCGTGGAAATCACGGACGACAACGTGGTCAAGGTCCGGCTGCAAGGCGCCTGTCAGGGATGCCCCATGTCCCAGATGACCTTGAAAAACGGTATCGAACGCATTGTTCTCAAGGAAGTCAAGGAAGTGAAACGCGTCGAGGCCGTGTAG
- a CDS encoding HDOD domain-containing protein yields the protein MPEKENTPPTEHATPENLEKAQTLLGKRFKYISHPDDTLKRLARLGAERVARDMAVYPDKYVERPAPAQPVPSVAPMDPLDILRQEHQLPALPQVFLELQQAINASNTSSDDLAAIISQDPSLTAFLLRMVNSAFYSLPMQIDTISRAVTVVGVNQLSTLAVGTSVMSLFKDVPAEVLDMEQFWMHSVACGLIARRLCRVTHKGDPERSFVAGLLHDIGQLVMLKAEPRRAAATLIQARGSDSLLFSTEQQFLGFDHATLGGMLLRKWNFPYVLVASVLEHHVPKKKHKEAEPALVHAAETIATGLGIGSSGEYFVQPPHPRIWASLELTPDSLEEMVEDLDDELEEAFGVLMNH from the coding sequence ATGCCCGAAAAAGAGAACACGCCCCCGACCGAACACGCCACGCCCGAGAATCTGGAAAAGGCGCAGACACTGCTCGGCAAGCGGTTCAAATACATCAGTCATCCCGATGACACGCTCAAGCGTCTGGCCCGGCTGGGCGCGGAACGGGTGGCCCGGGACATGGCCGTCTACCCGGACAAGTACGTGGAACGGCCCGCCCCGGCACAGCCGGTTCCCTCGGTCGCGCCTATGGACCCGCTGGACATCCTGCGGCAGGAACACCAGCTCCCGGCTCTGCCTCAGGTGTTTCTGGAACTTCAGCAGGCCATCAATGCGTCCAACACTTCGTCCGATGATCTTGCCGCAATCATCAGTCAGGATCCGAGTCTGACCGCATTTCTGCTGCGCATGGTCAATTCCGCGTTCTACAGCCTGCCCATGCAGATCGATACCATTTCCCGTGCCGTGACCGTAGTGGGCGTGAACCAGCTCTCCACGCTGGCCGTGGGCACCTCGGTCATGAGCCTGTTCAAGGACGTGCCTGCCGAGGTCTTGGACATGGAGCAGTTCTGGATGCATTCCGTGGCCTGCGGCCTGATTGCCCGCCGCTTGTGCCGGGTGACGCACAAGGGCGACCCGGAGCGCAGCTTCGTGGCCGGGCTGCTGCACGACATCGGCCAGCTCGTCATGCTCAAGGCCGAGCCCAGACGCGCGGCAGCCACCCTGATTCAGGCACGCGGATCGGATTCCCTGCTGTTCTCCACGGAGCAGCAGTTTCTGGGTTTTGATCACGCCACGCTGGGAGGCATGCTGCTTCGCAAATGGAATTTTCCCTATGTGCTCGTGGCCTCGGTTCTGGAGCATCATGTGCCAAAGAAGAAGCACAAGGAAGCCGAACCGGCTTTGGTGCACGCTGCCGAAACCATTGCCACGGGGCTGGGGATCGGCTCCAGCGGCGAATATTTCGTCCAGCCTCCGCACCCCAGGATATGGGCTTCGCTGGAACTGACTCCGGACAGTCTGGAAGAGATGGTGGAAGATCTGGATGATGAGCTGGAAGAGGCCTTCGGCGTGCTCATGAACCACTGA